A genomic segment from Mustela lutreola isolate mMusLut2 chromosome 15, mMusLut2.pri, whole genome shotgun sequence encodes:
- the RNF135 gene encoding E3 ubiquitin-protein ligase RNF135 isoform X1 has translation MAGVDPGLAVPVWLAEDDLGCIICQGLLTKPATLPCGHSFCRDCLKGLWAAGSASPPRSCPTCRESTPAPLHLRKNTLLQELVDKYSRALRELGAGPDLGPAPGPAQGRALGLAPAPATPRGTAQLPAAAQKRIIEVVCELAELAEELVDIVKSLQSQRDVPESGPDNDRSTLSTSMSSSGEMDLSLASSKPMTSNTPERKTRDILHDLEEIQKKLRENLTWKEPLEEQMQVELQEAPHSASCPLPGQSHPAPERASRFARWAISLTFDLRSHSCSLKVSKDGLAVTVSHCPQTHLWSHERFVTCQALCSQAFSSGRQYWEVDTQRCSHWAVGVASWGMKRTQILGRTSDSCCIEWKGTGQLSAWHMVEETVLGSDRPMVVGVWLDLEEEKLAFYSVANQEKLIYECPVPASSPLHPAFWLYGLNPGNSLTIRPVNV, from the exons ATGGCGGGTGTGGACCCCGGCCTGGCCGTCCCCGTGTGGCTGGCCGAGGACGACCTGGGCTGCATCATCTGTCAAGGGCTGCTTACCAAGCCCGCCACGCTGCCCTGCGGCCACAGCTTCTGCCGCGACTGCCTGAAGGGCTTGTGGGCCGCGGGCAGCGCCAGTCCCCCGCGCTCCTGCCCCACCTGCCGGGAGAGCACCCCGGCGCCGCTGCACCTGCGGAAGAACACGTTGCTGCAGGAGCTGGTGGACAAGTACAGCCGAGCGCTGCGCGAGCTGGGGGCGGGCCCTGacctcggccccgcccccggccccgcccaggGACGCGCCCTTGGCCTCGCGCCTGCGCCTGCGACCCCGCGTGGCACCGCCCAGCTGCCG gctGCGGCACAGAAGAGAATTATAGAAGTTGTGTGTGAGCTGGCAGAGTTGGCAGAAGAGCTCGTAGACATTGTCAAGAGTCTTCAGAGTCAAAGGGACGTCCCTGAATCCGGACCAGACAATGACAGGAGCACCCTGAGCACGAGCATG TCTTCTTCTGGTGAGATGGACCTTTCCTTGGCTTCTTCAAAACCAATGACTTCCAATACACCTGAGAGAAAAACAAGAGACATTCTGCATGACCTAGAAGAAATCCAGAAAAAATTACGGGAAAACCTCACATGGAAAGAGCCCCTCGAAGAACAGATGCAGG TGGAACTCCAGGAAGCTCCCCATTCTGCTTCATGCCCGCTGCCTGGCCAGAGCCACCCAGCTCCTGAGAGGGCCTCCAGGTTTGCTCGGT GGGCCATCAGTCTGACCTTTGACCTTCGCAGCCACTCCTGCAGCTTAAAGGTGTCCAAGGATGGCCTGGCGGTGACTGTGTCTCACTGCCCACAGACCCATCTCTGGAGTCATGAGAGGTTTGTGACCTGCCAGGCCTTATGCTCCCAGGCCTTTTCTTCTGGGCGACAGTACTGGGAAGTGGACACTCAGCGTTGCAGCCACTGGGCAGTTGGGGTGGCTTCCTGGGGGATGAAGCGTACCCAGATCCTGGGAAGGACCAGCGACTCCTGCTGTATAGAGTGGAAGGGGACGGGCCAGCTCTCTGCATGGCACATGGTTGAGGAGACTGTCCTCGGCTCAGACAGACCTATGGTGGTGGGCGTCTGGCTGGACCTGGAGGAGGAGAAACTTGCCTTCTATTCAGTGGCTAATCAGGAGAAGCTTATATATGAGTGCCCGGTCCCAGCCTCCTCTCCTCTGCACCCCGCCTTTTGGCTCTATGGCTTAAATCCTGGAAACTCTCTGACTATAAGGCCAGTAAATGTGTAA
- the RNF135 gene encoding E3 ubiquitin-protein ligase RNF135 isoform X2 — protein sequence MAGVDPGLAVPVWLAEDDLGCIICQGLLTKPATLPCGHSFCRDCLKGLWAAGSASPPRSCPTCRESTPAPLHLRKNTLLQELVDKYSRALRELGAGPDLGPAPGPAQGRALGLAPAPATPRGTAQLPAAAQKRIIEVVCELAELAEELVDIVKSLQSQRDVPESGPDNDRSTLSTSMSSSGEMDLSLASSKPMTSNTPERKTRDILHDLEEIQKKLRENLTWKEPLEEQMQGAISLTFDLRSHSCSLKVSKDGLAVTVSHCPQTHLWSHERFVTCQALCSQAFSSGRQYWEVDTQRCSHWAVGVASWGMKRTQILGRTSDSCCIEWKGTGQLSAWHMVEETVLGSDRPMVVGVWLDLEEEKLAFYSVANQEKLIYECPVPASSPLHPAFWLYGLNPGNSLTIRPVNV from the exons ATGGCGGGTGTGGACCCCGGCCTGGCCGTCCCCGTGTGGCTGGCCGAGGACGACCTGGGCTGCATCATCTGTCAAGGGCTGCTTACCAAGCCCGCCACGCTGCCCTGCGGCCACAGCTTCTGCCGCGACTGCCTGAAGGGCTTGTGGGCCGCGGGCAGCGCCAGTCCCCCGCGCTCCTGCCCCACCTGCCGGGAGAGCACCCCGGCGCCGCTGCACCTGCGGAAGAACACGTTGCTGCAGGAGCTGGTGGACAAGTACAGCCGAGCGCTGCGCGAGCTGGGGGCGGGCCCTGacctcggccccgcccccggccccgcccaggGACGCGCCCTTGGCCTCGCGCCTGCGCCTGCGACCCCGCGTGGCACCGCCCAGCTGCCG gctGCGGCACAGAAGAGAATTATAGAAGTTGTGTGTGAGCTGGCAGAGTTGGCAGAAGAGCTCGTAGACATTGTCAAGAGTCTTCAGAGTCAAAGGGACGTCCCTGAATCCGGACCAGACAATGACAGGAGCACCCTGAGCACGAGCATG TCTTCTTCTGGTGAGATGGACCTTTCCTTGGCTTCTTCAAAACCAATGACTTCCAATACACCTGAGAGAAAAACAAGAGACATTCTGCATGACCTAGAAGAAATCCAGAAAAAATTACGGGAAAACCTCACATGGAAAGAGCCCCTCGAAGAACAGATGCAGG GGGCCATCAGTCTGACCTTTGACCTTCGCAGCCACTCCTGCAGCTTAAAGGTGTCCAAGGATGGCCTGGCGGTGACTGTGTCTCACTGCCCACAGACCCATCTCTGGAGTCATGAGAGGTTTGTGACCTGCCAGGCCTTATGCTCCCAGGCCTTTTCTTCTGGGCGACAGTACTGGGAAGTGGACACTCAGCGTTGCAGCCACTGGGCAGTTGGGGTGGCTTCCTGGGGGATGAAGCGTACCCAGATCCTGGGAAGGACCAGCGACTCCTGCTGTATAGAGTGGAAGGGGACGGGCCAGCTCTCTGCATGGCACATGGTTGAGGAGACTGTCCTCGGCTCAGACAGACCTATGGTGGTGGGCGTCTGGCTGGACCTGGAGGAGGAGAAACTTGCCTTCTATTCAGTGGCTAATCAGGAGAAGCTTATATATGAGTGCCCGGTCCCAGCCTCCTCTCCTCTGCACCCCGCCTTTTGGCTCTATGGCTTAAATCCTGGAAACTCTCTGACTATAAGGCCAGTAAATGTGTAA